The Pseudophaeobacter arcticus DSM 23566 genome includes a region encoding these proteins:
- the paaZ gene encoding phenylacetic acid degradation bifunctional protein PaaZ translates to MSLQDVSSFAAGEWIAPGAGARNIASAITGAPLAQAGNDALDVQVMLAYARDTGGPALRALTFHDRARMIKALAAHLGQHKQALYDLSFETGATQADHMIDIDGGIGTMFVFASKGRREMPDAKVYLDGEVEQLSRNGTFLGQHICTPLQGVAVHINAFNFPVWGMLEKLAPSLLAGVPAIVKPATATCYVTELAVRLMLDSGILPAGALQLVSGGLGDMLDHLTLQDVVSFTGSAQTALKLRQNPVILENSIRFVAEQDSLNASILGPDATPGTPEFDLFIKEVSREMTTKAGQKCTAVRRIITPEAQTEAVIEALSARLAKTTIGDPRLESTRMGALVSNSQKRDVLEKAAILATEATRVYGDPDDFTVTGVDAEKGAFVPPMLFHCENPDAAQRVHDTEAFGPVSTVMGYRDLDHAVALANRGEGSLVASCMTNDPAVARAVALGSGAYHGRIYFNNRASMQESTGHGSPLPHMVHGGPGRAGGGEELGGIRGVKHYMQRTAIQGSPDILAAIGEQWVPGGSEVTAPAHPFTRKFGELAIGETLNSPSRQVTLEDIEHFANFTGDTFYAHMDDAAAKRNPFFPGRVAHGYLLLSFAAGLFVEPNEGPVLANTGLDNLRFMKPVSAGDSIKVRLSVKKKTPRNDEYGEVRWHVTLTNQDDEKVAEYELLTMNAF, encoded by the coding sequence ATGAGCCTTCAAGACGTATCAAGTTTTGCCGCAGGTGAATGGATCGCCCCAGGTGCCGGTGCCCGCAACATCGCCAGTGCCATAACCGGTGCGCCGCTGGCGCAGGCCGGCAATGACGCGCTGGATGTGCAGGTCATGCTGGCCTATGCCCGCGACACCGGTGGCCCAGCCCTGCGCGCGCTGACCTTTCATGACCGCGCCCGCATGATCAAGGCGCTGGCGGCCCATCTGGGCCAGCACAAACAGGCGCTTTATGATCTGAGCTTTGAAACAGGCGCCACCCAGGCGGACCATATGATCGACATCGACGGCGGCATCGGCACCATGTTTGTCTTTGCCTCCAAGGGGCGGCGCGAAATGCCCGACGCCAAGGTCTACCTGGATGGCGAGGTTGAGCAACTGTCGCGCAACGGCACCTTCCTGGGCCAGCATATCTGCACACCTTTGCAGGGGGTTGCGGTGCATATCAACGCCTTCAACTTTCCGGTCTGGGGCATGTTGGAGAAACTCGCCCCCAGCCTGCTGGCCGGCGTGCCTGCCATCGTCAAACCCGCCACCGCCACCTGCTATGTGACGGAACTGGCCGTGCGCTTGATGCTCGACAGTGGCATCCTGCCCGCCGGTGCGCTGCAGCTGGTGTCTGGTGGCCTGGGCGATATGCTGGACCATCTGACCCTGCAGGATGTGGTCAGCTTTACCGGCTCGGCCCAGACCGCGCTGAAGCTGCGTCAAAACCCGGTCATTCTGGAAAACTCCATCCGCTTTGTGGCGGAACAGGACAGCCTGAACGCGTCGATTCTGGGGCCGGATGCCACCCCCGGCACGCCGGAATTTGACCTTTTCATCAAAGAAGTCAGCCGCGAGATGACCACCAAGGCGGGGCAGAAATGTACCGCCGTGCGCCGCATCATCACGCCCGAGGCCCAGACCGAGGCCGTGATTGAGGCCCTGTCGGCACGTCTGGCCAAAACCACCATTGGTGACCCCCGCCTGGAAAGCACCCGCATGGGCGCGCTGGTTTCGAACAGCCAAAAACGCGACGTGCTGGAAAAAGCGGCGATTCTGGCCACCGAAGCCACCCGTGTTTACGGCGATCCCGATGATTTTACCGTGACTGGCGTCGATGCGGAAAAAGGCGCCTTTGTGCCGCCGATGCTGTTTCACTGCGAAAATCCCGATGCGGCCCAGCGCGTGCATGACACCGAGGCCTTTGGCCCGGTGTCCACCGTCATGGGCTACCGCGATCTGGACCACGCCGTAGCCCTGGCGAACCGCGGCGAAGGCTCGCTGGTGGCCTCCTGCATGACCAATGATCCAGCGGTGGCCCGCGCGGTTGCCCTGGGATCGGGCGCCTATCACGGGCGGATCTATTTCAACAACCGCGCCTCGATGCAGGAAAGCACCGGCCATGGCTCGCCGCTGCCGCATATGGTGCATGGTGGTCCCGGTCGCGCTGGCGGCGGGGAGGAGCTCGGCGGTATTCGCGGGGTGAAACACTATATGCAGCGCACCGCCATTCAGGGCAGCCCCGATATTCTCGCCGCCATTGGCGAACAATGGGTGCCCGGTGGCAGCGAAGTGACAGCACCTGCGCATCCCTTCACCCGCAAATTTGGCGAACTGGCAATTGGCGAGACCCTTAACAGCCCGTCGCGCCAGGTGACGCTGGAAGATATCGAGCATTTTGCCAATTTCACCGGCGATACCTTCTACGCCCATATGGATGACGCCGCCGCCAAGCGAAACCCCTTCTTCCCCGGTCGCGTCGCCCATGGCTATCTGCTGCTCTCCTTTGCCGCCGGTCTGTTTGTCGAACCCAACGAAGGCCCCGTTCTGGCCAATACCGGCCTGGACAACCTGCGCTTCATGAAGCCGGTTTCGGCAGGCGACAGCATCAAGGTTCGCCTCAGCGTCAAGAAAAAGACCCCCCGCAACGACGAATATGGCGAGGTCCGCTGGCATGTGACCCTGACCAATCAAGACGATGAAAAAGTTGCGGAATATGAACTGCTGACCATGAACGCCTTCTAA
- the paaK gene encoding phenylacetate--CoA ligase PaaK encodes MKDLSPNKADLDAIEIASIDEIRALQLKRLKWSLRHAYDNVPMYKERFDAAGVHPDDLQQLSDLSKFPFTYKNDLRDNYPFGLFAVPREQIIRLHASSGTTGKPTVVGYTKGDIDNWADLVARSLRAAGLRKGNMVHNAYGYGLFTGGLGAHYGIERLGATVVPMSGGQTEKQVGLITDFQPDGIMVTPSYMLNILEQFHKVGLDPLHKVGLDPRDSSLQVGIFGAEPWTDAMRREVEAAFDMHAVDIYGLSEIMGPGVASECVETKDGPVIWEDHFLPEIIDPKTGEVLPDGEMGELVFTTLTKEGLPMVRYRTRDLTRLLPGTARSMRRMEKITGRSDDMIILRGVNVFPSQIEEQLMATGGLAPHYQIELYKSGRMDAMRVFVEANPDATDELSKTAAARMLTKRIKDMVGVSTEIIVGDPGEVERSQGKAKRVIDNRDAD; translated from the coding sequence ATGAAAGACCTGTCCCCCAATAAGGCCGACCTCGATGCCATCGAGATTGCCTCAATTGATGAAATCCGCGCGCTACAGCTAAAGCGCCTGAAGTGGTCGCTGCGTCATGCCTATGACAATGTGCCAATGTACAAAGAGCGCTTTGACGCGGCGGGTGTCCACCCGGATGACCTGCAGCAGCTGTCGGATCTGTCGAAGTTCCCCTTTACCTATAAAAACGACCTGCGCGACAACTACCCCTTTGGGCTGTTTGCGGTGCCCCGCGAGCAGATCATTCGCCTGCATGCCTCTTCGGGCACCACGGGGAAGCCGACGGTGGTTGGCTATACCAAGGGCGATATCGACAACTGGGCCGATCTGGTGGCGCGGTCCTTGCGAGCAGCGGGTCTGCGCAAGGGCAATATGGTGCATAACGCCTATGGCTATGGGCTGTTCACCGGCGGCCTGGGCGCCCACTACGGGATTGAACGCCTGGGCGCCACTGTGGTGCCTATGTCTGGTGGCCAGACCGAAAAGCAGGTGGGGCTGATCACCGATTTTCAGCCCGATGGCATCATGGTGACGCCCTCTTACATGCTCAATATCCTTGAGCAGTTTCATAAGGTTGGTTTGGATCCGCTTCATAAGGTTGGTTTGGATCCGCGCGACAGCTCGTTGCAGGTTGGCATCTTTGGCGCCGAGCCCTGGACCGATGCCATGCGCCGCGAGGTCGAGGCGGCTTTTGATATGCATGCGGTTGATATCTATGGCCTGTCCGAGATCATGGGGCCAGGTGTTGCCAGCGAATGCGTCGAGACCAAGGATGGCCCGGTGATCTGGGAGGACCATTTCCTGCCCGAGATCATTGACCCCAAGACCGGCGAAGTGCTGCCCGATGGCGAAATGGGCGAGCTGGTCTTTACCACCCTCACCAAGGAAGGCCTGCCGATGGTGCGCTACCGCACCCGTGATTTGACCCGCCTGCTGCCTGGCACCGCGCGCAGCATGCGGCGGATGGAAAAGATCACCGGGCGCTCCGATGACATGATCATCCTGCGCGGCGTCAATGTCTTTCCCAGTCAGATCGAAGAGCAGCTGATGGCCACGGGCGGTTTGGCACCGCATTACCAGATCGAGCTGTACAAATCCGGCCGCATGGATGCGATGCGGGTCTTTGTTGAGGCAAACCCGGATGCCACCGATGAGCTGAGCAAAACCGCCGCCGCGCGGATGTTGACCAAGCGGATCAAGGATATGGTTGGCGTCTCCACCGAGATCATCGTAGGCGACCCCGGCGAGGTGGAACGCAGCCAGGGCAAGGCCAAACGGGTCATCGACAACCGCGACGCCGATTAA
- the paaG gene encoding 2-(1,2-epoxy-1,2-dihydrophenyl)acetyl-CoA isomerase PaaG, producing MSETILVADHGAWVEITLNRPDRLNSFNDEMHYALRAAIEAARDGGARAILLTGAGRGFCAGQDLGDRDPSKMDGPPDLGNTVRTFYAPLVRLIRSLNFPVICAVNGVAAGAGANIALACDMVFAAESAKFIQSFSKVGLIPDTGGSWHLPRLLGEARAKGLAFTAQPLPAKQAEDWGLIWKALPDADLMTEARAMAQQLGNGPTLGLGLSKQCIQDAAVATLDAHLEQEADAMKTCGESADYAEGVSSFLEKRAPKFQGN from the coding sequence ATGTCCGAGACAATTCTGGTTGCGGATCATGGTGCCTGGGTGGAGATCACCCTGAATCGGCCCGATCGGCTCAATAGTTTCAACGATGAGATGCACTATGCGCTGCGCGCCGCGATTGAGGCCGCACGCGATGGTGGGGCACGGGCGATTCTGCTGACAGGCGCCGGGCGCGGGTTTTGCGCCGGGCAGGATCTGGGCGATCGCGACCCCAGCAAGATGGACGGCCCACCTGATCTGGGCAATACGGTACGGACCTTTTACGCGCCGCTGGTGCGCCTGATCCGGTCGCTGAACTTCCCGGTCATCTGCGCCGTCAATGGTGTCGCTGCCGGAGCGGGGGCCAATATCGCCCTGGCCTGTGACATGGTCTTTGCCGCTGAGAGCGCCAAATTCATCCAGTCATTCTCCAAGGTGGGTCTGATCCCTGATACCGGCGGCAGCTGGCATCTGCCGCGCCTGCTGGGCGAAGCCCGTGCCAAGGGGCTGGCCTTTACCGCGCAGCCACTGCCGGCCAAACAGGCCGAAGACTGGGGGCTGATCTGGAAAGCGCTGCCGGACGCAGATCTGATGACAGAGGCGCGCGCCATGGCGCAGCAACTGGGCAATGGCCCAACCCTGGGATTGGGGCTGAGCAAACAGTGCATTCAGGACGCTGCCGTTGCCACATTGGACGCGCATCTGGAGCAAGAGGCCGACGCGATGAAGACCTGCGGCGAAAGCGCGGATTATGCCGAGGGCGTCTCTTCCTTCCTGGAAAAACGCGCGCCGAAATTTCAGGGAAACTGA
- a CDS encoding rhomboid family intramembrane serine protease codes for MSDDPNISPVNPLPPAVVALVLVIMGIEAAFSLGMRGIIGGPEAIGWRLSAMQSYAFSSEIFWWMVETGQWPVEHLIRFLSYSFVHGGVTHALFVCVFVLAMGKMVGEVMGDLAMVIIFMLSAIGGAVGYAVLIDSPVPLIGGFPAVYGLIGAFTYILWRQLSLVGAQQSRAFSLIAFLMGAQLLFGLLFGGQKDWVADLCGFATGFGLSFFLAPGGWARIRSTIRRD; via the coding sequence ATGAGTGACGATCCAAATATCTCTCCCGTCAACCCGCTGCCGCCGGCAGTGGTGGCGCTGGTCCTGGTGATCATGGGGATCGAGGCGGCATTTTCTCTGGGTATGCGGGGCATCATTGGTGGGCCCGAGGCCATTGGCTGGCGGCTGTCGGCTATGCAGTCCTATGCGTTTTCATCAGAGATTTTCTGGTGGATGGTTGAGACCGGGCAATGGCCGGTGGAGCATCTCATCCGGTTTCTGTCTTATAGCTTTGTACATGGGGGGGTTACCCATGCCCTGTTTGTCTGCGTCTTTGTGCTGGCCATGGGCAAGATGGTGGGGGAGGTGATGGGCGATCTGGCCATGGTCATCATTTTTATGCTTTCGGCCATCGGTGGTGCGGTTGGCTATGCGGTGCTGATCGACAGTCCGGTGCCGCTGATTGGCGGGTTTCCGGCGGTCTACGGGCTGATTGGCGCCTTTACCTATATTTTGTGGCGGCAACTGTCGCTGGTGGGCGCGCAGCAAAGCCGCGCCTTTTCGCTGATTGCCTTTTTGATGGGGGCGCAGCTGCTGTTTGGCCTGTTGTTTGGCGGACAAAAGGACTGGGTTGCTGATCTTTGCGGCTTTGCCACCGGATTTGGGTTGTCGTTCTTTCTGGCCCCTGGCGGCTGGGCGCGTATCCGCAGCACTATCCGTCGCGACTAG
- a CDS encoding alpha/beta fold hydrolase: MSALSSLALIALAAPAALMGASHLKTRKLAREARQLVPPIGQFCNTVQGKIHYIDIGPRDAQPLVLIHGLSGQLQHFTYALAEALAKDHRVIAVDRPGCGYSTRASDAMARLPEQAKTLLEVLDKLQVHQPVLVGHSLGGAVSLAMALQAPEKIRGLALLAPLTHPSQQGAEAFKGLIVHTSIMRHLMAQTVAVPTAQRTAEPVLQQIFAPETCPDDFLIKAGGALGLRPESFVAASADASFLYPAIEIQAARYAKELSTPGSILFGAEDAILDPQSQGKTMETYGLSCQIAPEHGHMLPITAPALCNDFIRATLQALPST, translated from the coding sequence ATGTCCGCCCTTAGCAGTCTTGCCCTGATCGCCCTCGCTGCCCCTGCGGCGCTGATGGGGGCCTCGCATCTCAAAACCCGCAAACTGGCACGCGAGGCACGGCAATTGGTGCCGCCCATCGGCCAGTTCTGCAACACGGTGCAGGGGAAAATCCACTATATCGACATCGGTCCGCGCGATGCCCAACCTCTGGTGCTGATCCACGGGTTGAGCGGCCAATTGCAGCATTTTACCTATGCCCTGGCCGAAGCCCTGGCCAAGGATCACCGGGTCATCGCAGTGGACCGGCCCGGCTGCGGCTATTCCACCCGCGCCAGTGATGCGATGGCGCGCCTGCCGGAACAGGCAAAAACCCTGCTGGAGGTACTGGACAAGCTGCAGGTCCACCAGCCGGTTCTGGTGGGGCACTCGCTGGGCGGCGCCGTCTCGCTGGCCATGGCGCTGCAGGCCCCGGAGAAAATTCGCGGCCTGGCCCTGCTGGCACCGCTGACGCATCCCTCACAGCAGGGGGCCGAGGCCTTTAAAGGGTTGATTGTCCATACCAGCATCATGCGCCACCTGATGGCCCAGACTGTGGCAGTCCCTACAGCACAACGCACCGCAGAACCGGTTCTGCAACAGATCTTTGCCCCCGAGACCTGCCCGGATGATTTCCTGATCAAGGCTGGTGGCGCCCTGGGGCTGCGCCCCGAGAGCTTTGTCGCCGCCTCGGCGGATGCATCCTTTCTGTACCCGGCAATCGAGATCCAGGCCGCCCGCTACGCAAAAGAGCTCAGCACACCAGGGTCGATTCTCTTTGGGGCCGAGGACGCCATCCTCGACCCTCAGTCTCAGGGCAAAACAATGGAAACCTATGGTTTGAGCTGCCAAATCGCCCCGGAACATGGGCATATGTTGCCAATCACCGCCCCGGCGCTGTGTAATGACTTCATCCGCGCCACTTTGCAGGCCCTGCCCAGCACCTGA
- the trpS gene encoding tryptophan--tRNA ligase gives MSDTTFTPRVFSGIQPSGNLHLGNYLGALKRFVDWQDRDVESVYCMVDLHAITVWQDPSDLRQATRELCAGFIAAGIDPEKSILINQSQVPEHAQLAWIFNCVARMGWMQRMTQFKDKAGKNTQNASLGLLAYPSLMAADILIYHATHVPVGEDQKQHLELTRDIATKFNHDYGVDFFPLTEPVIEGAATRVMSLRDGAKKMSKSDPSDASRINMTDDAEAIAKKIRKAKTDPDALPSEAKGLEERPEARNLVNIYAALNEQTVDQVLADVGGKQFSEFKPMLVDLAVAKLAPISTEMARLMQHPDEIDKILTRGSERARAITAPILRQTYDIVGLIPPVTV, from the coding sequence ATGAGCGATACGACATTTACGCCGCGCGTCTTCTCCGGCATCCAGCCTTCCGGCAACCTGCACCTGGGCAACTACCTTGGCGCCCTAAAGCGCTTTGTCGACTGGCAGGACCGCGATGTGGAAAGCGTCTATTGCATGGTTGACCTGCATGCGATCACCGTCTGGCAAGATCCCAGCGACCTGCGCCAAGCCACCCGAGAGCTCTGCGCCGGGTTCATTGCCGCAGGCATCGACCCTGAAAAATCCATCCTGATCAACCAAAGCCAGGTGCCCGAACACGCGCAGCTGGCCTGGATCTTCAACTGTGTCGCCCGTATGGGCTGGATGCAGCGGATGACACAGTTCAAGGACAAGGCAGGCAAGAACACGCAAAACGCCTCCCTTGGCCTGCTCGCCTACCCCTCATTGATGGCAGCCGACATCCTGATCTACCACGCCACCCATGTGCCGGTTGGTGAGGATCAGAAACAGCACCTTGAACTGACACGCGACATCGCAACCAAGTTCAATCACGACTATGGCGTTGATTTCTTCCCGCTGACCGAACCGGTGATCGAAGGGGCCGCCACCCGGGTGATGTCGCTGCGTGACGGTGCCAAGAAGATGTCGAAATCCGACCCATCGGACGCCAGCCGCATCAACATGACCGACGATGCCGAGGCTATTGCCAAAAAGATCCGCAAGGCCAAGACCGACCCGGATGCGCTGCCATCTGAAGCCAAGGGCCTGGAAGAGCGCCCCGAGGCACGCAATCTGGTCAATATCTATGCTGCGCTGAACGAACAGACGGTGGATCAGGTGCTGGCGGATGTTGGCGGCAAGCAGTTCTCGGAATTCAAACCCATGCTGGTGGATCTGGCAGTGGCAAAACTGGCGCCGATCTCGACCGAGATGGCGCGGCTGATGCAGCACCCCGATGAGATCGACAAGATCCTCACCCGTGGGTCCGAGCGCGCCCGCGCCATCACCGCGCCGATCCTGCGCCAGACCTATGACATCGTCGGACTGATCCCTCCGGTCACCGTCTAA
- the murJ gene encoding murein biosynthesis integral membrane protein MurJ: MKPVKLLSGFMTVGFWTLASRILGFARDIMIASFLGTGPVAEAFLVAFSLPNMFRRFFAEGAFNTAFVPLFSKKLQKNEDPVGFARDALTGLATVLIVFTLVAQLVMPWLVLAMASGFRNDARFDLTVDFGRITFAYILFISLAALLSGVLNASGRFAAAAAAPVLLNIVLVGALLLGESGLVDAFLPASRPDLPGFSQGTLLVWATLLAGVAQMALVWIAASRAGYRLTPRRPRLTPDLKRLAVIAAPAMLAGGVVQINLLVGRQVASFFDGAIAWLSYADRLYQLPLGVVGIAVGIVLLPDLSRRLAAGDAAGSQNAFSRAGEISLALTIPSAIALVAIPLPLVSVLFERGAFSFADSQATALAVAIYGLGLPAFVLQKVLQPLYFAREDTRTPFRFALNAMVVNALVAIAGAALLGFIGAAIGTTVAGWAMVWQLARGTGEMGQSARFDARFKQRIWRILVASVLMGALLWGAALALEPWLFSASIRYPALAFLVALGIFSYFTIGAGIGAFRLSDFTASLRRSKG; this comes from the coding sequence ATGAAACCGGTAAAATTGCTGTCGGGCTTTATGACGGTTGGCTTTTGGACCCTGGCCAGCCGCATCCTGGGATTCGCCCGCGATATCATGATCGCCAGTTTCTTAGGCACTGGCCCGGTGGCCGAGGCCTTTCTGGTGGCCTTTAGCCTGCCCAACATGTTCCGTCGCTTCTTTGCCGAGGGCGCCTTTAACACCGCCTTTGTACCGCTGTTTTCCAAAAAGCTGCAAAAGAACGAAGATCCCGTCGGCTTTGCCCGCGATGCGCTGACGGGCCTGGCGACGGTGCTGATCGTCTTTACCCTAGTGGCGCAGCTGGTGATGCCCTGGCTGGTTCTGGCCATGGCCAGCGGCTTTCGCAATGATGCGCGTTTTGATCTGACGGTTGATTTTGGCCGTATCACCTTTGCCTATATCCTGTTTATCTCGCTGGCGGCGCTGCTTTCAGGGGTGCTCAATGCCTCGGGGCGGTTTGCGGCGGCGGCAGCGGCGCCTGTGTTGCTCAACATCGTGCTGGTTGGCGCCCTGTTGCTGGGGGAGAGCGGCCTGGTAGACGCCTTTCTTCCCGCCAGCCGCCCCGATTTGCCTGGGTTTTCCCAGGGCACCCTGCTGGTCTGGGCCACGCTGCTGGCCGGGGTGGCACAGATGGCCCTGGTCTGGATTGCCGCCAGCCGGGCGGGGTATCGCCTGACCCCACGTCGGCCACGGCTCACGCCGGATCTCAAGCGTCTGGCGGTGATTGCCGCGCCTGCCATGCTGGCCGGCGGGGTGGTGCAGATCAACCTGTTGGTCGGACGTCAGGTCGCCAGTTTCTTTGACGGGGCCATTGCCTGGCTCAGCTATGCGGACCGGCTGTATCAGCTGCCCCTCGGTGTGGTGGGCATCGCCGTCGGCATCGTCTTGCTGCCCGACCTGTCCCGTCGGTTGGCTGCCGGGGATGCCGCCGGGTCGCAAAACGCCTTCAGCCGCGCCGGAGAGATCTCCCTGGCGCTGACCATTCCCTCGGCCATCGCGCTGGTGGCCATTCCCCTGCCGCTTGTGTCGGTCTTGTTTGAGCGCGGCGCCTTTTCTTTTGCCGACAGTCAGGCCACGGCCCTGGCGGTGGCCATCTATGGTCTGGGGCTGCCCGCCTTTGTACTGCAAAAGGTGCTGCAGCCGCTCTATTTTGCCCGCGAAGACACCCGCACCCCGTTCCGCTTTGCGCTGAACGCCATGGTGGTCAACGCCCTGGTGGCCATTGCTGGCGCGGCGCTGCTTGGCTTTATCGGTGCTGCCATCGGCACCACGGTGGCCGGCTGGGCCATGGTCTGGCAACTGGCGCGCGGCACCGGAGAGATGGGGCAAAGTGCCCGGTTTGATGCAAGGTTCAAGCAGCGGATCTGGCGTATCCTGGTGGCCTCCGTGCTGATGGGAGCCCTGCTTTGGGGCGCCGCCCTGGCGCTGGAGCCCTGGCTGTTCAGCGCCAGCATCCGCTATCCGGCGCTGGCATTCTTGGTGGCGCTTGGCATCTTCAGCTATTTTACCATCGGTGCCGGTATTGGCGCATTCCGGCTGTCTGATTTCACAGCCAGCCTGCGTCGCAGCAAGGGCTGA
- the paaI gene encoding hydroxyphenylacetyl-CoA thioesterase PaaI, whose translation MTPKERAEKSAAAMWASDNASKWAGMEITAIDEGSATLELTVEPHHCNGHGICHGGVTFMLADSAFAFACNSRNQSTVAQSNSITFTAPGRLGERLIARATEVSLTGRSGIYDVTVETQTGQMIAAFRGLSRAIKGQLFEE comes from the coding sequence ATGACCCCCAAAGAACGGGCCGAAAAATCGGCAGCGGCCATGTGGGCCAGCGACAATGCCTCAAAATGGGCGGGGATGGAGATCACCGCGATTGATGAGGGCAGCGCCACCCTGGAGCTGACAGTGGAGCCGCATCATTGCAACGGCCATGGTATTTGCCACGGTGGCGTGACCTTCATGCTGGCCGACAGCGCCTTTGCCTTTGCCTGCAACAGCCGCAACCAATCGACGGTGGCGCAGAGCAATTCCATCACCTTTACCGCCCCCGGCAGGCTGGGAGAGCGGTTGATCGCCCGCGCCACAGAGGTCTCTTTGACCGGGCGCAGTGGCATTTATGATGTGACAGTAGAGACCCAAACCGGCCAGATGATCGCTGCCTTTCGCGGGCTGTCCCGCGCGATCAAGGGCCAGTTGTTCGAAGAATAG
- a CDS encoding PaaX family transcriptional regulator C-terminal domain-containing protein: MTAALSLDFEASIAQLTDLQNLRVWSIIVSLFGDLAQKPGDQISGTTLTQIITPMGIKPEAIRVALHRLRKDGWIESTRSGRASVHYLTEFGRNQSAAVTPRIYARAPQPPQTWHLLIAEDGSGQAALEETLLLPQYTQVNRRTALGCGPAPGGLDDLFVAQVSAFSVPNWLQARLFPQDLIEACQSLLDALAKIPPPATDLSPDQIATLRTLIVHHWRRIALRHPVLPTGFSPDAWAGEACRTRVFALLDRLPRPQLQALEQRPPA; this comes from the coding sequence ATGACAGCAGCACTTTCCCTAGATTTTGAGGCGAGCATCGCCCAGCTTACCGATCTGCAGAACCTGCGGGTCTGGTCGATCATTGTCTCGCTGTTTGGCGATCTGGCGCAGAAACCCGGTGATCAGATCAGCGGCACCACCCTGACCCAGATCATCACCCCGATGGGGATCAAACCCGAAGCGATCCGCGTGGCGCTGCACCGTCTGCGCAAGGACGGCTGGATCGAAAGCACGCGCTCCGGGCGCGCCTCGGTACATTATCTGACCGAGTTTGGCCGCAACCAATCCGCCGCCGTGACCCCGCGCATCTACGCCCGCGCACCGCAGCCGCCACAGACCTGGCATCTGCTGATCGCAGAGGACGGCAGCGGCCAGGCCGCGCTGGAAGAAACCCTGCTGCTGCCGCAATACACCCAGGTCAACCGCCGCACTGCGCTGGGATGCGGGCCAGCTCCCGGCGGGCTGGACGATCTATTTGTGGCACAGGTCTCCGCGTTTTCCGTGCCCAACTGGCTGCAGGCCCGGCTGTTTCCGCAGGATCTGATCGAGGCCTGCCAATCCCTGCTTGACGCTCTGGCCAAGATCCCGCCCCCCGCAACCGACCTGTCCCCCGATCAGATTGCCACCCTGCGCACCCTGATCGTGCACCACTGGCGCAGAATTGCCCTGCGTCACCCGGTGCTGCCAACAGGGTTTTCCCCCGACGCCTGGGCCGGAGAGGCCTGCCGCACCCGTGTCTTTGCCCTGCTGGACAGATTACCGCGACCACAGCTTCAGGCTCTGGAACAGCGCCCCCCTGCCTAG
- a CDS encoding TetR/AcrR family transcriptional regulator: MARTIAKDHDEKRTQILKSAAKVFAEAGYDRASMTQLARECGISKANIYHYYDSKEAVLFGLLDTYLCELRDRVCGVELEGLSADDRLRRVVAEVLLAYQGADYEHKVQSGSMGALPEEQQKLLRAYQREMVQFLSDTLQAVAPAVFAMDPAKLRATTMSVFGMLNWYYMWNSGAGSKAREDYADLVADLTLKGVRGL, from the coding sequence ATGGCCCGCACCATTGCAAAAGATCACGATGAAAAGCGTACCCAGATTTTGAAATCTGCCGCCAAGGTCTTTGCCGAGGCGGGCTATGATCGCGCCTCGATGACCCAGCTGGCGCGCGAATGCGGGATCTCCAAGGCCAATATCTATCACTACTATGACAGCAAGGAGGCCGTGTTGTTCGGCCTTCTTGATACCTATCTCTGCGAGCTGCGCGACCGGGTTTGCGGGGTTGAGCTGGAGGGTCTCTCTGCGGATGACAGACTGCGCCGGGTGGTCGCAGAAGTGCTGCTGGCCTATCAGGGCGCAGATTACGAGCATAAGGTGCAGTCCGGCTCCATGGGGGCGCTGCCGGAGGAGCAGCAAAAACTGTTGCGGGCCTATCAGCGAGAGATGGTTCAGTTCCTCAGCGACACGCTTCAGGCGGTTGCGCCTGCGGTTTTTGCCATGGATCCGGCCAAGCTGCGCGCCACGACCATGTCCGTTTTTGGTATGCTCAACTGGTATTATATGTGGAACTCCGGAGCTGGTTCCAAAGCCCGCGAAGACTATGCTGATCTGGTCGCGGACCTGACCCTGAAAGGGGTGCGCGGGCTCTAA